A stretch of DNA from Takifugu rubripes chromosome 15, fTakRub1.2, whole genome shotgun sequence:
ATATTTAACTCTTGGGGAAAAAGTAACCATCCATCCAATGGCTGATGTTATCATGACAGTTCTGTGTGCAGTTAACAACTTTTTACTGTTCACTTGATGGGGTACCTGAATTATAGTTTTTGTGAGCAGGTCTGTAAGGATCTTCAGAAGTTCTGGAGCTTTGTTTTCACTGCCAAGCTGCAGAACATTGACCATAGCCTGTGACACCCGCATCAACAACCCACTAGCGGCTTCCAGAGGGAGGAGCACTAAAACGGACAGCCAGTTAAAGCAGTCATGGACTGTAGCACCAGAAAAAACCCTGGAATAGAGAGAGATTaagtcttttgtttttgccatgCACGTTTCAGAGCACAAACATTCAGATGTTCACCTTTCAAACTcatctctctctgccacctgcaTGAGCGCAACAATAGTGTTGGTGACGGACGTTCCAATGTTGGAGCCCATGATGATAGGAATGGCCGACTGAACATTTAGCACTGCACCAACAAACAATAAGATCTGGGTAGCATCAACTTTCTGAAACTAGGTGAAACTGTGATGATGCTTGGACTCACAACCAGAGGAGACCAGGCTGACTATGATGGAGGTAGATGTTGAGGAGCTCTGCGCTAACACTGTCATCAGTATTCCCACCATCAGCCCTGCGACTGGATTtgaaaaaataacattttgctGGAAGATATCCCCGGCTACTCTGCCTGGGTGGAGACAAGAGAGCAGATAAGATCTATTGCTAAGTGGCCACCAGTTCAAGATGAATTCCAGAACCCTGATGAGGCATAAACAGCAGTGGAAAAAAGATATAAAGAGTAGAATTCATTTCTGTTTCCGTGCAGGTACTTTAAAGAGCGATGATGTCCCAATGAAGACTAGTAGTGATGAAAGTTCTTACCTCCTGCTAGCTGGAAAGCAGAACTTAAAATGTCGAGGGAGCACACGAAGAAATACAGAAGCAAAAAAAGGAGTGGGATTTTGCAGAGAGCAGATACCATTGTTTTCACCCTTGTTTGAGTCTAACACCCCATCTTTTCTGGTCCTAGCTACATATAAGTTACTCCAATAAAATCTTGGGGAtttgtttaaaaatagaaaaaatgtTTATAGCATTGATCCCAGTATGACTATGAAACACAACAGATGTGAAAAAAGGGTAGAAACTGTATGGGAGGTGCCACTGTGCATTGTAGATTAACTCAAAATATGAACTCTATTACTGGTGGTTTCATGGGTAGCTAAGAATTGCTGTTTTTCTACATAATTTGTATATAATGTGTTAgccccctcaccaccaccacacacacacacacacattaaggtTTGTGGCTGAATTATCTAATACACTTGCAAATGTGTTATTAATTATTAGATGCTCCTCTAGATGTTTGCCCCTTCGACTCTTTACAATAGCTAATGTACAAAAACATTAGCCATGATGAAAGCTAAAATGTTAACTATGTCAATGGAATTATATAACATTTACATGTACAGAACACAGGTCACATCCTTCTTAGGACATCCGAAAatacaagttttaaaatgtcttgACTCTCTTTAATATTGAGCACAGCAACATTTTGGCTCTAAAGGTGCAGCTGAGAACCACCCTTAACAAGGAGACACAGCGAGTGGAAGAGTGCTGTTCCAAAGGGCATGCAGAGACTTTCCATGTGTGCATTGCTGATGTTAATTAATACGCCTGTGGCATGTTGAGTCAGCTATCTGAGCCCTCTTAAGGCGCTAGGAACGTAGCTGTTATATTACACAATTCCCAAACACTCATGTTGACGCTGCTCATACTCATCAGCACAAATAATGTTCATTTGCTGCTTTAATCAGCTTCAGTCTTTCACAATGAATCACAGGGAATAGCTGagaaaaaaatatgtttaaacTCAAGAAGGCAATTTACGACCCATACCCCTGACTGTTAAAGTTTCTTTAGtctcttttttgcttttaacGACTTTTTGAGGCGTTATTTCCTTTCCCAACTTGTTTTCTGAGAAGAAGTCTGCACAGGTTTAGGGCTGTTACACAGAACtgtgaaaaagagggaaaaatccAGTGCGACCGGATGTAATATTTTTATAGAAAGAGACTTTCTGAATCCAGTGAAACTCAAGTGGGACcggcagtttgtttttttactctgacctttttatttattccttttttacTGCTCTTAAATAGTTTCCCCATTTAATAATCCACAAACGGCTAAAATAGTTCATCTGTCAACAAGCATTCTTCTAAAAAAGCTGTTGCTTTGCTTACAAATATGCCTGTCTGACATATTTGCAGCATACACTGCATGGCAAAAATCCTGTATGTCAAACTCCTTTTTTACACCTGACATTGTTTCAAGATGACAAATAACATCTGTTTGGAATCTAAACAATGCAACTGTCATCCCTGTTAGACCAAAGAAACAATCGCTTTTGATTTGTGGCTCTGTTTTGTGTGTCTCATTCATTGCACCACATGTTTTGGGTGCTACACTTCATAATTTGatgatttgaaataaaaccaCAGCCACTGAATGACGATTATAATCACGGGTTTTTAACCTGTAGTTCCAGTCACAATCCAATGACCCAATTTAATACCACCTTCTTTTAGCATCCCTGTGGAAACGGTGCTGCAAATTTcttgaagaacaaaaaaatggAGATGTGGCAGAGATACTGTTGTGGTGACAAAATGGAGAGCAAAGCAAAGCTTCCAGGCATCAGTACGGAAGTTTGGAACGTGTACATTCTAGGTTTTTGCAGTGAGAGAATGAAGATGCAGTGATGAATGCTGTCAGTGACTGAAAGTCTGGAGCAGACTTTAGTGGAAACGCTGGAGAAGGTTAAAAGGAAAACTGTCCGAACATGAAAGAGATTCCTTAAGTATGCAATAGAAATTATAAGCCAAGCCGCAGTTCTGAGATGACACAATTGATTATGTTTCTAATTTATCTTGGTGCCTTTAGGGTGAAATATAAATGACAATTGTTTGTACATTTGTGTGCATTTCCATGGGGTGGAGCTCACTGCTCAGGGGCTGGCTTACACCTGTACTTCAGAGGCTTATAAAACTTGTGCTGCCACAGAGCTCCTCACTCTCATTTTCATTGTCAAAGAAAACATCCGTCTTGTAAATTGCTTGCATTTCCTGAGGTTCAGATATTTGGTTCTTGGAAAATGATGAATTATGAAAGCGTCGTTGCTTTTGTGGGTCAGTGGAGATGCTTCCagaaactgattttttttctcctttgcaCCAGCATTGTGCCAAATGGACTTGTGTCGTTCAATATTGTTTTTGTGGGCGACAATCCTGATCACCATTGCCGGATTCCCGAGGTCAACCTCACCCAGGAATGGTTAAATGCCACTATCCCAGAAGAGGTAATCaagcttttttttaagaaaaaagaaacatcttgAAATAAAGAATGCAAATATATTTCTCTAAAAAGTTTGAGCCATACTGTCCAAGTCTGATCCTTCCATCTGGTGATGAACTGACAATTTTACAGAGTGTCAGCTCCCACCAAAttgttcagaactgaagaagcttttACAGCCCTTTGTGATACTTTCATGTATTAATGTGCCCATGAGAAACATGGACAATTACGGATTAAAAGTTATaaagatttttcctttatttcaatACATATATTGTCCCCTTTTGTATAGGTTTTATACGAAGGTTCTATCTAAAATGTCAATAAACCAGTTAGTTTTTAGTCCTCTTCTCTGCTTTACCAGGAGCATAGTGGCCTTGGAAAGAATATGACCTGTTTTGACTGACTGAAACTTctgtacaaaaaaaatgtgGAGAGAAATTAAGTACTTgttcttttgttctgttttattAACAATGCCAAAGGGACAAACAGACAGAATCAATAGGGAAATCCCTTCCCAAATGGTATGCACCCAACACCTGAAAATGTATTACAGATGTTTGTTGCATACCATTTCTCTCCCCTTTACctttttgtttgcctttttcCTGTGTCCCGCACCAGTCCTCCAGCAGGATCAGTATGATGGTGGGTAGAGGTAAAGGGAGGCTTGTTCT
This window harbors:
- the LOC115252618 gene encoding sodium-dependent phosphate transport protein 2A-like, which gives rise to MVGILMTVLAQSSSTSTSIIVSLVSSGLLNVQSAIPIIMGSNIGTSVTNTIVALMQVAERDEFERVFSGATVHDCFNWLSVLVLLPLEAASGLLMRVSQAMVNVLQLGSENKAPELLKILTDLLTKTIIQSVIAAFTAGDQSVRNKSLVKQWCQSMAPKNNERT